The proteins below are encoded in one region of Dioscorea cayenensis subsp. rotundata cultivar TDr96_F1 chromosome 18, TDr96_F1_v2_PseudoChromosome.rev07_lg8_w22 25.fasta, whole genome shotgun sequence:
- the LOC120282907 gene encoding uncharacterized protein LOC120282907, which produces MDSHIWAFMTDRQKGLMPAIAELFPYSEHRYCVRHIHTNFRNTFRGKALKDQLWSCAKATYKATYDRSMENLKDMSVGAFQYIQKIEPKHWTRSHFQSQFKCDILLNNLCEVFNSQILEARTKGIITMNEMIRTQLMKRIQKRRDEMKKVTTTHCPRILKKLERSKQLSWFYTTTWSGGDKYQVLGPDGQFVVDKKDWYCSCRRWQLSGIPCGHAVSMLYYNREKPEDYLHSCYEVRTFIDTYRHILNPTHDKDSWPKSDQCPIIPPEPVNNRRGRRTILRRREMDENRGFTKGKVSKKGVKNKCSMCGATGHNKKISWAVNQI; this is translated from the exons ATGGACAGCCATATATGGGCCTTCATGACTGATAGGCAGAAG GGACTAATGCCTGCCATAGCTGAGCTATTCCCCTATAGTGAGCATAGATATTGTGTGAGGCATATTCACACCAATTTTAGGAACACATTTAGGGGCAAAGCTCTGAAAGATCAGCTTTGGTCTTGTGCTAAAGCAACATACAAGGCAACATATGATAGATCCATGGAAAATTTAAAGGACATGTCTGTAGGGGCATTTCAGTACATACaaaagattgaacccaaacattgGACTAGATCTCATTTCCAAAGCCAATTCAAATGTGATATCCTATTGAACAATCTATGTGAAGTTTTTAACAGTCAAATATTGGAAGCTAGGACCAAAGGGATTATCACTatgaatgaaatgataaggACACAATTAATGAAAAGAATCCAAAAAAGGAGGGATGAAATGAAGAAAGTCACTACCACCCACTGCCCTAGAATTTTGAAGAAACTTGAGAGATCTAAGCAATTGAGTTGGTTCTATACCACCACATGGTCAGGTGGAGACAAGTACCAAGTACTAGGCCCTGATGGTCAATTTGTTGTTGATAAGAAAGATTGGTATTGCTCATGTAGGAGGTGGCAACTTAGTGGTATTCCCTGTGGTCATGCAGTGTCTATGTTATATTACAATAGAGAAAAGCCTGAAGACTACCTGCACTCATGCTATGAAGTGAGAACCTTTATAGACACATATAGGCACATATTAAACCCCACTCATGACAAGGACTCATGGCCAAAGAGTGACCAATGTCCCATTATCCCACCAGAGCCAGTGAACAATAGGAGGGGCAGGAGAACTATACTAAGGAGGAGAGAAATGGATGAAAACCGTGGTTTTACCAAGGGGAAAGTTAGTAAAAAGGGTGTGAAGAATAAATGCAGCATGTGTGGTGCAACAGGACATAATAAGAAGATTTCATGGGCAG TTAACCAAATTTAG
- the LOC120282212 gene encoding glycine-rich domain-containing protein 2-like, translating to MDKNQEIEWLEAQKINISEDLVAAAKQQLEFLAAVDRRRCLYDGPVLERAIHRYKFCWLPLLAKCTESAAVDKPLVVPLDCEWIWHCHRLNPVQYKKDCAEFYGKMLDNKHAVSSLQAKGKSRDQTMDMWTKLFPEEPFDLNFTSTLSEININKDSEDGKNITYDLVSAVKRQSSFYYQVSRPSMHDDRFLVGAAARYKGFLHLIKRNQERSLKQFCVPTYDVDLMWHSHQLHPLSYCKDMVKLLGKVLEHDDTDSDRGKGKKLDTGFTETTKQWEDSYGLRYWRAGAMYKGSLPSPLPLLPDLSKHESGSKWKSRGHKKCVNLPNVMVVEVLMEIVGIRNLPSTKKGNLFVTFSKKQPDMFLDGVSNLTIFSETGQKQVAGFQCEATGHLVLALVSDSTSNLGRTAKTIGTISISLERLLDSDSKLFVDDWFELRSHSGHNDTKPIGIHVAASFTVPIPAPHVLYKAKSNFLSVNTCFFPLPGKVQQFSHWTRFIHDNGNEIISLKMRNSRKELGKDDWKDKREIIGMTKFSRKPQILAKYAENIWSFKDSGFSIDVEKKISQDGHIFEFKGDEQIKLFLGRKLEYEPKNNNKQNDQEFITVVEFSAEHPYGKALALLSLKSGPLRINEDWFALPAMLLAFILSNKFKKEGYTALVSNGESVDMGADRQVSEIKPLNYSYESELGALVTKTSTAMAVENGGGCGSVCSGNCGGCGGGGCRGMAKGSGCGGCGGGGCAGMTKSSGGGCGGSCKGMAKSSGCGGCGGGCGGGVAFLNACGDARAVGPAMVSYEVTTVGA from the exons ATGgacaaaaatcaagaaattgaATGGCTTGAAGCTCAGAAGATCAACATAAGTGAAGACCTTGTAGCTGCCGCAAAGCAGCAGTTGGAGTTCTTGGCTGCGGTGGATAGGCGACGGTGTTTGTATGATGGACCGGTTTTAGAACGAGCAATTCACAG GTATAAGTTCTGTTGGCTGCCTTTGCTGGCCAAGTGTACTGAATCTGCAGCTGTGGATAAACCCCTAGTTGTTCCTCTTGACTGTGAGTGGATATGGCATTGTCATCGGCTTAATCCA GTACAATATAAGAAGGATTGTGCGGAATTCTATGGGAAGATGCTGGATAATAAGCATGCTGTGTCTTCATTGCAAGCAAAAGGAAAATCCAGAGATCAAACTATGGACATGTGGACCAAATTATTCCCAGAGGAGCCTTTTGACCTCAACTTTACAAGTACTCTTtctgaaataaatattaacaagGATTCTGAAGATGGCAAGAATATTACATATGATTTGGTTTCTGCAGTAAAGAGACAGTCATCATTCTATTATCAG GTATCGAGACCAAGTATGCATGATGACCGCTTTCTTGTGGGAGCTGCTGCCAGGTATAAAGGTTTTCTGCATCTGATCAAAAGAAACCAGGAGAGGTCATTGAAACAATTCTGTGTACCAACTTACGACGTAGACCTTATGTGGCATTCTCACCAATTACACCCTCTTTCTTATTGCAAAGACATGGTAAAATTACTTGGGAAGGTATTAGAACATGATGACACAGATTCTGACAGAGGCAAAGGGAAAAAACTTGATACTGGATTTACTGAAACAACCAAGCAATGGGAGGATTCATATGGTTTGAGGTACTGGAGAGCAGGAGCAATGTACAAAGGCAGTCTGCCATCTCCTTTACCGCTTTTACCAGATTTATCTAAACATGAAAGCGGGAGCAAATGGAAGTCAAGAGGTCACAAGAAATGTGTTAATCTTCCCAATGTGATGGTAGTGGAG GTTCTTATGGAGATTGTTGGGATAAGAAATTTGCCGTCTACTAAAAAGGGCAATCTTTTCGTGACATTTAGCAAAAAACAGCCTGACATGTTTTTAGATGGTGTTTCTAACCTGACCATTTTTTCTGAAACTGGTCAGAAACAGGTTGCTGGTTTTCAATGTGAAGCTACTGGCCATCTGGTTTTGGCTCTTGTGTCTGATTCAACTTCTAACCTTGGAAGAACTGCCAAAACCATAGGAACCATATCAATTTCCCTTGAGAGGTTGTTGGACAGTGATTCTAAACTTTTTGTGGACGATTGGTTTGAATTGAGATCTCATTCTGGACACAATGACACCAAGCCAATTGGTATCCATGTTGCTGCCTCCTTTACTGTTCCTATCCCTGCTCCCCATGTTCTTTATAAGGCTAAATCAAATTTCCTATCCGTAAACACCTGTTTCTTCCCCCTTCCTGGGAAGGTTCAACAATTTAGTCATTGGACTCGCTTCATTCATGACAATGGCAATGAAATCATCAGTCTCAAGATGAG GAATTCAAGGAAAGAGTTGGGAAAAGATGACTGGAAGGACAAAAGAGAGATCATTGGCATGACAAAATTTTCAAGAAAGCCACAAATACTAGCGAAATATGCAGAAAACATATGGTCTTTCAAAGATTCTGGCTTCTCCATTGATGTTGAGAAGAAGATCAGCCAAGATGGccatatatttgaatttaaaggTGATGAGCAG ATTAAACTCTTCCTGGGTAGAAAGCTGGAGTACGAAccaaagaacaacaacaaacagAATGACCAGGAATTCATCACAGTTGTGGAGTTCTCCGCTGAGCATCCATACGGAAAAGCGTTGGCTTTGCTCAGCCTCAAATCTGGCCCCCTAAGG ATTAATGAAGATTGGTTTGCATTGCCTGCCATGCTGTTGGCATTCATACTTTCCAACAAGTTCAAGAAAGAAGGGTACACAGCTCTCGTCTCCAACGGAGAAAGTGTTGATATGGGAGCTGACAGGCAAGTTTCAGAAATTAAACCATTGAACTACTCTTATGAATCAGAACTGGGTGCATTGGTAACTAAAACAAGCACTGCAATGGCCGTAGAAAATGGTGGTGGTTGTGGTTCAGTTTGCAGCGGTAATTGTGGTGGTTGCGGTGGAGGTGGCTGCAGAGGCATGGCTAAGGGTAGTGGTTGCGGTGGTTGCGGTGGAGGTGGTTGTGCAGGTATGACAAAGAGCAGCGGTGGTGGTTGTGGCGGTTCTTGCAAGGGAATGGCCAAGAGCAGTGGCTGTGGTGGCTGTGGTGGCGGTTGTGGGGGAGGTGTGGCTTTTCTAAATGCTTGCGGTGATGCCAGGGCTGTTGGCCCGGCAATGGTGAGCTACGAGGTAACTACTGTTGGTGCTTAA
- the LOC120282214 gene encoding uncharacterized protein LOC120282214 gives MSIACKTVYEVVAGVRSEGKRFDVPAPAQPAPAEAAESSGSSSIGENSDDGSGGVGSGSDAEEVQSSFKGALESLDALEESLPIRRGISKFYCGKSKSFTSLSEASSSSAKDIVKPDNAYSRKRKNLLAYKSIWERPHDNQLRNLGGDGISKRPTSSNRSTSNTENDCDNDQETHNKVRLLPPLHPPGKQAGSASTFGPSSPMKKCSFSMRSFSMMDLQATSNSRPSTDPADNHNMFT, from the exons ATGTCGATCGCGTGCAAGACGGTGTACGAGGTGGTTGCCGGAGTGCGGTCTGAAGGGAAGAGGTTTGATGTGCCGGCGCCGGCGCAGCCTGCGCCAGCGGAAGCAGCGGAGTCGTCTGGAAGCTCGTCGATTGGGGAGAATAGTGACGATGGATCAGGGGGTGTTGGATCGGGGTCGGATGCTGAGGAAGTGCAGAGCTCGTTCAAAGGGGCTTTGGAATCTTTGGATGCTTTGGAGGAGTCGTTGCCAATCAG ACGAGGCATATCTAAATTCTACTGTGGCAAATCAAAGTCCTTCACAAGCCTATCCGAAGCATCATCCTCATCTGCCAAGGACATTGTGAAACCAGATAACGCATACAGCCGCAAGCGCAAGAATCTCCTTGCTTACAAGAGCATTTGGGAAAGACCACATGATAACCAGTTGAGGAACCTGGGAGGAGATGGAATATCAAAAAGGCCAACTAGTTCCAATCGGAGCACAAGCAATACTGAGAATGATTGTGATAATGATCAAGAGACGCACAATAAGGTTCGGCTTCTTCCCCCACTGCACCCACCTGGAAAACAAGCTGGTAGCGCATCGACATTTGGCCCTTCTTCACCAATGAAGAAATGTTCTTTCTCAATGAGATCGTTCTCGATGATGGACCTTCAGGCCACGTCCAATTCCAGACCCTCAACTGACCCTGCTGATAATCATAATATGTTCACTTAG